The following coding sequences lie in one Babylonia areolata isolate BAREFJ2019XMU chromosome 7, ASM4173473v1, whole genome shotgun sequence genomic window:
- the LOC143283787 gene encoding uncharacterized protein LOC143283787, with protein MAAWTSMQTHFKYRPTVTPHTAVGDSKISLNSRDTAEFIRLYQQEELLWNVNLPDHTNRPKRIESLQRISKLMGKNWSIDQVKDKIMSLRSRYSKEIVKVRVSIAAGTEPYYQPVWQYFPMLDCFLRPFSVTRKTDTPVVRAFHKRLVEGGVSGNQTLASSPTPTQIQQPLPDAPLAPAPHFLLHHPPPPASVMAASHYQQNQQRVAAPQQLTYDCTDDDDVQIIEDMGKGMEEVTMLIEDEGNDDSDSGYNGGSQEGSFQCDDLMAMETDRRCVKNAGSWTNGSDTEGEGGNASVEEGGLLHYNEDDSVDHIDYPHGNVPGESVPDKQAGGEQGQRWLYDTGTDQSETVSGGQHQNTDDQTQSKKVTDSEETVVVVIKKERPTSPKSPPLPPLPPRLSSSDAHMEDGSVLGGSEDSDGSSQARGLDTDVRPSSQRMKRRPRSTEDSHKHGVEFLHKRIKQENDWPMCAVSSPSTEVGGLCSGQVKKVTGQLGSSQSGGGWDPANSRKSASHDDITVPPAPSASWGNTSTSAPNLNACAAPPLIEPQPCRTREAPSSVWRDCHDVTIADRVTDAVSGQMTSLLHTLVTNLVDRSSGADGDTAFVRYVAAELKQLDEDLQADVKFSIQKAIYDAQKEMSRRRTRDDNGAA; from the exons ATGGCTGCTTGGACGTCAATGCAAACACACTTTAAATACAGGCCGACCGTCACGCCACATACTGCAGTCGGAGACTCCAAAATTTCTCTAAACAGTAGAGACACTGCAGAATTTATTCGCCTGTACCAGCAGGAAGAATTGTTATGGAACGTGAACTTGCCAGATCACACGAACCGGCCAAAGCGGATAGAAAGTTTGCAGAGAATTTCCAAGTTGATGGGAAAGAATTGGTCCA TTGACCAAGTAAAAGACAAGATAATGAGCCTAAGGTCTCGCTACAGCAAAGAGATCGTCAAAGTGCGAGTGTCCATTGCTGCGGGCACCGAACCCTATTACCAACCTGTCTGGCAATATTTTCCCATGCTGGACTGTTTCCTGCGTCCCTTTTCAGTCACACGGAAGACGGACACGCCAGTGGTCAGAGCTTTCCAT AAGCGACTGGTGGAAGGAGGGGTATCAGGGAACCAGACCCTGGCTTCCAGTCCCACCCCGACCCAGATCCAGCAGCCCCTGCCTGATGCACCTTTGGCTcccgccccccacttcctcctccaccatcctcctcccccggCCAGTGTAATGGCCGCCAGTCACTACCAGCAGAACCAGCAGAGAGTTGCTGCTCCACAGCAGCTGACGTACGattgtactgatgatgatgatgtgcaaaTCATTGAAGACATGGGCAAAGGGATGGAGGAAGTGACAATGCTCATCGAGGACGAGGGTAATGACGACAGTGACAGCGGTTATAACGGAGGGTCTCAAGAGGGCAGTTTTCAGTGTGATGACCTAATGGCTATGGAAACCGACAGGAGATGTGTCAAAAATGCAGGGAGCTGGACCAACGGGTCTGacacagaaggggaggggggtaatgcTTCTGTAGAGGAGGGAGGTTTGTTGCACTATAATGAAGATGACTCTGTTGATCACATAGACTACCCTCATGGTAACGTTCCAGGTGAGTCAGTtccagacaaacaggcaggtggAGAACAAGGTCAGCGATGGCTGTATGACACTGGCACAGATCAGTCAGAAACTGTCAGTGGAGGTCAGCATCAGAACACTGATGACCAAACACAATCCAAGAAAGTGACAGACTCTGAAGAAACagttgtcgttgtcatcaagAAGGAAAGACCGACCAGTCCAAagtcaccccctctcccaccccttcctccaagGCTCTCATCGTCAGATGCCCACATGGAGGATGGCTCTGTCCTGGGTGGGAGTGAAGACAGCGATGGGAGCTCTCAAGCTAGAGGTCTGGACACCGATGTCAGACCTTCCAGTCAGAGGATGAAGCGCAGGCCACGGTCCACAGAGGACAGCCACAAACATGGGGTTGAGTTTCTCCATAAAAGAATTAAACAAGAGAACGATTGGCCAATGTGTGCAGTGTCCTCCCCCAGCACAGAGGTTGGTGGTCTGTGTTCAGGTCAGGTGAAGAAGGTCACAGGTCAGCTGGGGTCATCGCAgtctggtggtgggtgggatCCAGCGAACAGTCGTAAAAGTGCGAGTCATGATGACATCACTGTTCCCCCAGCTCCCTCTGCAAGCTGGGGCAACACTTCCACGTCGGCACCAAACCTGAATGCTTGTGCAGCTCCACCATTGATTGAGCCACAACCCTGCAGGACGAGAGAGGCGCCCAGCTCAGTCTGGAGGGACTGCCACGATGTGACGATTGCTGACAGAGTGACTGATGCTGTCAGCGGTCAGATGACCAGTCTGCTGCACACACTGGTGACAAACTTGGTGGACAGATCATCAGGTGCTGATGGGGACACGGCCTTTGTCAGGTATGTGGCGGCAGAACTGAAACAGCTGGACGAGGATCTGCAGGCGGATGTCAAGTTCAGCATTCAGAAGGCCATTTACGATGCTCAGAAAGAAATGAGTCGGCGAAGGACTCGCGATGACAATGGTGCTGCATAG